The Sulfurihydrogenibium sp. region ATCAAAAAAAGATGTTGCAATATATGCTATGGTATAACACAGAAAGACCTCATCATAGTTTGAACAAAAAATCACCTTTACAATACTTTTGTGATATTATGAATTCAAGAAAATCGGAATTTTCCCAAACCGGTATAACCTATACAAAGTCAAGCTTATGAGAATTTTGCAGCACCTTCCACATTGAATATACCAAGCAAAGTTTTAGATTTTATAATAAAATATTTATTTACCAAAAAACTTAGAGGTGGTAGAATTGTCAGAAATTTTAGAAAAAGACGCTTGCGGAGTTGGATTTATTGCAAATATCAAAGGCATAAAATCACATAAAATTCTTCATAATGCTCTTGAAGCTCTTGCAAACTTAGACCATAGAGGTGCTGTAAGTGCCGATGGTAAAACAGGAGACGGAGCAGGAATTTTAACACAGATTCCATATAAGTTTTTTGAGAAACAATTATTAAAGTTAAATATAAAAGCTCCGTCTGTTGAAGATTTTGCGGTTGGTATGTTTTTCTTGCCGAAGGGTAAAGAAGAATCTATAAAGAAAGAAATCGAAGATATAATAAATCAAAGATTTAAGTTTTTGGCTTGGAGAGAAGTTCCAATAAACGAAGCTGAAATTGGAGAGATAGCAAAGAGAACGCAGCCAACGATCTACCAAGCTTTTATATCAAAAGAAGGTGTAAAAGTTGATAATTTTGAAAGAGAATTATTTATTTTAAGAAAAAAACTTGAAAAGCTTTCTGATAATCCCGATTACAAAGATTTTTATATTCCTTCTCTATCTTCAAGAACAATAGTTTATAAAGGACTTGTTACAGCTCCAAAATTGAGAGATTTTTACTATGATTTACAAGATGAAGATTATGAAACAGCTTTCGCAATATTCCATCAAAGATATTCAACTAACACATTTCCTAACTGGAAGCTTGCTCATCCTTTCAGAATGCTTGCCCATAATGGAGAAATAAACACTATTTCAGCAAACAGAAATTGGCTAAAAGCTAAATATCAAGACATTAGAGAAGTATGGGGAGACCTTGCAGAGTATATTTTGCCAATTACAAACGACACTGACAGCGATTCTGCATCTCTGGACAACGCAGTAGAATTTTTAGTCCATTCTGGAAAAGATATTTTAACTGCAATTAATGTATTAGTTCCAAGAGCATGGGAAAACGATACAAGATTAACACCGGAAGAAAGAGCATTTTATGAATATTTTGCATGTATTTTTGAAAGCTGGGATGGTCCTGCAGCTATAGCATTTACAGATGGGAAAATCATAGGTGGAAAGTTAGATAGAAACGGTCTAAGACCGGCAAGGTACATAATTACAGAAGATACTATACTTATGGCTTCTGAAGTCGGGGTTATAGAATTTCCGGAAGAAGAAGTAAAATTAAAAGGAAGATTAGGTCCGGGAGACAAAATAGCTCTTGATTTAGAAACAGGAAAAATCTATTTCTCAGAAGAGATTATAGACCTACTTGTAAAAAATAAAAAATACAAAGAATGGGTAGAAGAAAATATTACTCCTTTTATACCGGCTAAGGATGTTCCGGAAGTAGAAAGAAAAGATGTATTAAAAGAGTTAATAACCTTTGGATATGATAAAGATGAGATAAACATGGTTGTTAAAGAAATGGCTCTTAAAGGAACAGAGCCTATCTACTCAATGGGTAATGACACGCCTATATCTGTTTTATCAAGAAGACCTAAAATGCTTGCCTCTTACTTTAAACAAAGATTTGCTCAAGTTACAAACCCACCTATAGACCCAATCAGAGAAAAAGCCGTCATGTCTTTAAAGACATATGTAGGAAAAAAAGAAAACTTTTTACTTGAGACACCACAGCATGCAAAACAGATTGTTTTTGATTCACCGATCATTTTTGACAACGAAATGCAAGAACTTATACAAACGTATCCAGAAAAAATCCAAATAATTCCAACTATATTCCCACCTTACGATACTGCGTTAGAGCCGGCTTTAGATGAGATTTGTCAAAGAGTTGAAGAGGCGGTAGATAACGGAAAAGAAATCATAATCTTATCAGATAGAGATGTATCTATTGAAGGTGCTCCAATTCCTATGGGTCTTGCTGTTGGAGCTGTTAATGCTTATATGTCAAAAAAAGGTAAAAGAAGTAAATTTAGCATAATAGCAGATTCAGGTGAGGTTAGAGATACTCACAGCATAGCTTTCTTAATAGGATATGGTGCTACTTTAGTGAATCCATACATGGCTGTACAGATAATAAGAAATCTTGTTGAAGAAGACAGTAAGTTTGAACTATCTTTTGAAGAAGCGGTAAAGAATTATAAGAAAGCCGTCAATGAAGGTCTTTTAAAGATAATGTCTAAAATGGGAATTGCTACAATAAAAAGTTATAGATCTGCCGGTTTATTTGAAGCTCTTGGTATTTCTCAGGAAGTTATAGATAAATGTTTCCCGGGAACAATTTCTAAGCTTGATGGAATTGGATTTTTAGAGATAGCAAGGGAAACTTTGGCAAGATTTAATAAAGCATTCTCAGGAGAGCTTACAGAGCTTCCGGTAGGTGGAGAGTACAGACACAGAAGAGAAGGCGGAGAGTTCCACTCTTGGAATCCAAAAGCTTTAACTTCTC contains the following coding sequences:
- the gltB gene encoding glutamate synthase large subunit — encoded protein: MSEILEKDACGVGFIANIKGIKSHKILHNALEALANLDHRGAVSADGKTGDGAGILTQIPYKFFEKQLLKLNIKAPSVEDFAVGMFFLPKGKEESIKKEIEDIINQRFKFLAWREVPINEAEIGEIAKRTQPTIYQAFISKEGVKVDNFERELFILRKKLEKLSDNPDYKDFYIPSLSSRTIVYKGLVTAPKLRDFYYDLQDEDYETAFAIFHQRYSTNTFPNWKLAHPFRMLAHNGEINTISANRNWLKAKYQDIREVWGDLAEYILPITNDTDSDSASLDNAVEFLVHSGKDILTAINVLVPRAWENDTRLTPEERAFYEYFACIFESWDGPAAIAFTDGKIIGGKLDRNGLRPARYIITEDTILMASEVGVIEFPEEEVKLKGRLGPGDKIALDLETGKIYFSEEIIDLLVKNKKYKEWVEENITPFIPAKDVPEVERKDVLKELITFGYDKDEINMVVKEMALKGTEPIYSMGNDTPISVLSRRPKMLASYFKQRFAQVTNPPIDPIREKAVMSLKTYVGKKENFLLETPQHAKQIVFDSPIIFDNEMQELIQTYPEKIQIIPTIFPPYDTALEPALDEICQRVEEAVDNGKEIIILSDRDVSIEGAPIPMGLAVGAVNAYMSKKGKRSKFSIIADSGEVRDTHSIAFLIGYGATLVNPYMAVQIIRNLVEEDSKFELSFEEAVKNYKKAVNEGLLKIMSKMGIATIKSYRSAGLFEALGISQEVIDKCFPGTISKLDGIGFLEIARETLARFNKAFSGELTELPVGGEYRHRREGGEFHSWNPKALTSLHRAVRQVKLEEYKAFTEYAYAEKPVELRDLLEITSDRPPIPIEEVEPIESIMKRFIGAGMSVGALSREAHETIAEALNSIGGKSNSGEGGEDPARYGTIKNSKIKQVASGRFGVTPEYLNSAEEIEIKIAQGAKPGEGGQLPGKKVDVYIAFLRHARPGTTLISPPPHHDIYSIEDLAQLIYDLKMINPRAKIIVKLVSESGIGVVASGVAKAFADIIHISGHDGGTGASPLVSIKHAGTIWELGLPEVHRALIDNDLRGRVKLRVDGGIKTGRDVIIGALLGAEEFGFGTALMIAEGCVMARQCHLNTCPVGITTQDKRLREKFPGKPEHIINYLKFVAQEVRQYLADMGYKSLDEIIGRVDLLKPAIPTDHYKAKKLKLDYVLQKPDFSKPIKCIQDSNPIPQSKQPFDLEVLKDVLPAIEKDENYSGFYVLRNTYRSFGTRIAHEIVKRYGDRGLRTGKLELNLRGTAGQSFGAFCVPGMILSLTGQANDYVGKGMAGGVIIIKPPREFKGESHKNVIAGNTILYGATGGQVYISGMVGERFAVRNSGATAVVEGVGDHGCEYMTEGTVLILGKIGINFGAGMTGGTAYIYDPEGEVDRKINKSYVKTEALEEEDIEEINKLLLKHVAYTESKIAKHILDNFKEEINNFVKVVALESKKPALDTDEAVVGK